A part of Ammospiza caudacuta isolate bAmmCau1 chromosome 7, bAmmCau1.pri, whole genome shotgun sequence genomic DNA contains:
- the CTBS gene encoding di-N-acetylchitobiase, with translation MGRPWGGWLLPVGLLQLLGPAGACPCRDPRLCQPVTGPAGFEVFVFDVGKEAWKSYDWSKITTVAAFGKYDPELMCYAHSKGSRVVLKGDVPLQEIVDPAKRAAWISQQVDLAKKQYMDGINLDIEQEVNETSPEYYALTELVKETTDAFHREIAGSQVTFDVAWSPACIDKRCYNYTGIADACDFLFVMSYDEQSQIWTDCVAKANAPYLQTLVGYEEYIAMGIDPKKLVMGVPWYGYDYVCQNLSTEHVCSLPKVPFRGAPCSDAAGSQVPYAAIMKQVNSSLSGLLWDQVQKAPFYEYKDSVGQFHQVWFDDPHSISLKAAYVKSRGLRGIGMWNGNSLDYSREAAAEQQTQAMWQALTP, from the exons ATGGGGCGGCCGTGGGGCGGGTGGCTGCTGCCCGTCggtctcctgcagctgctgggcccTGCCGGCGCCTGTCCCTGCCGGGACCCGCGGCTGTGCCAGCCCGTCACGGGCCCCGCCGGCTTCGAG GTATTCGTGTTTGATGTGGGGAAGGAAGCCTGGAAATCCTATGACTGGTCCAAAATTACCACTGTGGCGGCTTTTGGGAAGTACGATCCTGAGCTCATGTGCTATGCCCACTCCAAAGGCTCGAGGGTAGTACTGAAAG GTGATGTACCTCTTCAGGAAATTGTTGATCCTGCTAAAAGAGCAGCATGGATATCCCAACAGGTGGATCTTGCAAAAAAGCAGTATATGGATGGAATTAACTTAGATATAGAGCAAGAAGTTAATGAAACCTCCCCTGAGTATTATGCATTGACAGAGCTTGTTAAAGAAACTACAGATGCTTTTCACAGAGAAATAGCTGGATCACAG GTAACCTTTGATGTGGCTTGGTCTCCAGCATGCATAGATAAAAGGTGCTACAACTACACTGGGATTGCAGATGCCTGTGACTTCTTATTTGTGATGTCATATGATGAACAGAGCCAGATCTGGACAGACTGTGTTGCAAAAGCCAATGCTCCTTACCTGCAGACTTTAGTTG GATATGAAGAGTACATTGCTATGGGCATTGATCCTAAGAAGCTTGTGATGGGTGTCCCCTGGTATGGCTATGACTATGTCTGCCAAAACCTATCCACG gagCATGTTTGTTCCCTCCCCAAGGTGCCTTTCCGTGGGGCTCCCTGCAGTGATGCTGCGGGGAGCCAGGTGCCCTACGCAGCCATCATGAAGCAGGTGAACAGTTCTctctcagggctgctgtgggatcaGGTGCAGAAGGCTCCATTTTATGAGTACAAG gaTTCTGTTGGTCAGTTCCACCAGGTATGGTTTGATGACCCTCACAGCATCTCTCTAAAAGCAGCATATGTGAAGAGTCGAGGCTTAAGGGGCATTGGCATGTGGAATGGAAATAGTCTTGACTATTCcagggaagctgcagcagaacaacAAACTCAAGCAATGTGGCAAGCTCTGACACCATAA